The sequence ATGAGTTCAAGccaatcaactcccgagattaggctggtgtaaccgatgtgaaaagGCAAGCTAGCGGGGTaatagcgtgcaccccgctagcTTGCttcattatttgaggctaaattttgatgtattatattaagttaaaataagtgttcattcagtattgttgtaattgtcattattagaaaaaatatatatatgataaataaaaaaataccgaTTAATCTAAcgtttttttaaaaatgtatcggcttttttttggtcctccaataatccgtattgaaaaatcataatcggtcgacctctataccatcactgcatcttgcctatgccgttcagccatcgctcatccatatatttatatgtacatattcttattcattcctttacacgtgtgtgtataaggtagttgttgtgaaattgttagattacttgttagatattagtgcatggttggaactagaagcacaagcatttcgccactctcgcattaacatctgcaaaccatgtgtatgtgatcaataaaatttgatttgtcacgtagagtaggccagaaggctaaaaTAAAAATATGGCGGAGCCGCAAAagtactggggcggcagggtagcctagtggttagagcattggactagtaactgaaaggttgcaagttcaaatccccgagctgacaaggtacaaaatctgtcgttctgcccctgaacaggcagttaacccactgttcctaggccgtcattgaaaataagaatttgttcttaactgacttgcctagttaaataaaggtaaaataaataaataaacttctGTGCGTGTGGGTGTTTATTTACATAGTTTATTTACATAGTGAATCCGGAAGAAAAACAGCAGTACTGCCATCCAAAGTATCCATTATGGGACAGCTAAAAACAACGCTGCCACATcaacagctcaatccaaaatggttCCAAAATGGTTCCCCCCTTGAACtgaaagagaggctccttttgtaggggaAGCCACTCCCATCAGAACATAACCAGCAgtaattaattaagcaattacctTCATCAAAGCCTACCTTTTCCACTCAGCTAAACAATGAATTGCAGATATTGCAAAACGTTTCTCATGATACAATATACCAATAACACATTTACAAAATCCCACCCCTACTGACATGAAGTCTTCCAATATGCTCATTCACATGAGAGAGCCATTCAGGACAGGCACTACAAAGCCAGCCCGATTACCGTAGCTCTGGTCCTTATCCCAGCATACCtggaagctacagagatggagaggggaacaCAACCAAACAACGCACTCATCCATAACATTGATAAGTACAATAAATGTGGCTTAAATTAAACATGAACGCTTGTCTGTATATCCTTTATACCTTAAACCGCTACTGACGAGATGTAAGAATAAAGTGTGTAATGTATGTACTAAGATAGGGACGTTaacttgtgtgtcgacccacattgttaaagTAGGTGACAACGGAGCAGGGAGGCACgatgaatgtgtgtgcgtgttagtgTACCAAACGCTGCCCGCGCCCAGTGACGGACTTCTCCGCCacagatgtgtgtattgttagatactactgcactgttggagtagGAACACAAGAATTTCACTGTAGATGTTattatgggtatgtgaccaatcaaatttgatttgaatgcagTTTGAATGCAGTGccttatttttaatacatttgcaaaaatctgttttcgctttatcattatggggcattgtgtgtatatTGCTGATGATTTTTTTTACAGTATTCAGGCTTTGTAAAAAAAGAATGTTCAGTAttactgcaaacaggatgcatgttttggaatatgtttattctgtacaggcttccttcttttccactctgtcaattaggttagtattgtggggtaactataatgttgttgatccatcctcaattttctcccatcacagccttCAAAAACTcttactgttttaaagtcaccattgggctCAGTGAAATCCCTGACCGTTTTCATTCCTctacggcaactgagttaggaaggacgcctgtatctttgtagtgaccaggtgtattgatgcaccatccaaagtataattaacTTCACCACGCTCAaacggatattcaatgtctgctttaaaaatGTTTGCCCATGTAcaccaataggttcccttctttgcgaggcattggaaaacctccctggtcctgGTGGTTGAATCTATTTGagattcactgctcgactgaaggaccttacagacacactatacacacacacacacacacctatccacCCACCCACAAATTAGTAgatgatttggctatttcagccacacccattcccaacaggtgtataaaattcagcacacagccatgcaatctccttagaaaaacactggcagtagaatggcctagCTGAACAGctaagtgactttcaatgtgacaCCGTTATAGGACGACACCTTCCCAGCAAGTATGTTCATTAAATTTATGCTCTGCTggagctgtcccggtcaactgtgAGTGccattattgtgaagtggaaacgtctaggagcaacaacggctcagtcgcaaagtggtaggccacaaaagctcacagaacaggactggcGAGTGCTGAAGAGCGTAGCGCAGAAAAAACGTCTGTCCTTGGTTGTAACACTCATTGCAGAGTTCCAaacttcatgaaatgagtttccatggccgagcagtcgcatacaagcctaagatcacaatgtgcAATGACAAGCATCGGCTGGATTGCTTTAAATGCTCGCcggcattggactctggagcaatggaaacatgttctctggagtgatgaatcacgctttcaccatctggcagttcgacgGGCAATTCTGGGTTTGGaggataccaggagaacgctacctgcccgaatgaatactgccaactgtaaagtttggtggaggaggaataatggtctaggggtgtttttcatggttcgggctaggccctttagatccagtgaagtgaaatcttaatgctacagcataaaaATACATTATAGACAaatctatgcttccaactttgtggcaacagatttgggaaggccctttcctttttcagcatgtcaatgcccccgtgcacaacgTGAGGTCCATACATAACTGGTTTATTGAGTttgatgtggaagaacttaactggcctgcacagagcactgacctcaaccccatctaacacgTGTGGAATGAATTAgaacaccgactgtgagccaggcctaatcatcagtgcctgacctcactaatgcttgtggttgtatggaatcaagtccccgcagcaatgtttcaacatctagtggaaagccttcccagaagagtggaggctgttatagcagcaatgttccaacatctagtggaaagccttcccagaagagtggaggctgttacagcagcaatgttccaacatctagtggaaagccttcccagaagagtggaggctgttgtagcagtaaattaatgcccatgattttggaatgagatgctcaacaagcaggtgtccacattctttttGTCATGTAGTGTGATTGTATGTTTGGGCTAGTCATTAAAAaatatgttaaacactattgttgcacacagagggagtccattcaacttatgtgacttgttaagcacattaacttatttaggcttgccataacaaaggagttaaATACttgacaagacatttcagcttttcattcttAATTAATGTCAAAATTACATAATAAAAACAATTcccctttgacattatggtgttttgtgtgtaggccagtgacaaacaaatctacatttaatccattttaaattatgtctgtaaaacaaccaaatgtggaaagtcaaggggtgtgaatactttctaaaggaaCTTTATAAGTGAGTAGaaaatatgtttctgaacacttctaaaaTAACCCTGATAATGCGATGAAAacatgaatgaatcatgaataatgagtgagaaaaaaAACTAACTTGATATCCCGGCCATTACCTGTAATCCAGCCAGGGTTACTCACAGGCAATTGAGATGTTCAAATGTATAGCCTACTTTGACTTAAGTGGTCTCAGCTCTGATATAATGTTCAACCAGGGTACCGGGAACACTCGGAGAACGAACAGATAAGCAAGAGTATTTTATGCCTGCCTGCATTGAGGTTGGCAGATAAGACACATTCCTCTGAGAGGTTCGTAGCAATCTCTATTGTTTGTCTATTAAACCTTTAAATATAGAAGTCATTCGCCTCATCTTTGGGTTCAGCATTTTACACACCTTGAGCAAATCAATTATTCATGACAGTGTgcgtgcgcgcatgtgtgtgtaccAGTATGAAGTTATGGGTGGGTGTGTGCTTGTGAAGCTAGACGctaatcttgggtcagttttgtatTTTCCCAGCTAATGAATACGGTTAGGATTGCAGGAGGGGAAGCTACTCCTAGAtttgtacctaggggaaacttcagcCCGGAGccatatgtgcacacacacacacctgtacgaGGTGATCCTCCGCAGCTTGGCGACTGGCACGTCGTAGCCACACTCCTCCAGCACCTCCTGCTTGGCAATCTCCTCCAGCGACAGGTCAGCCTTGTCCACCAGGCCTGCACACAGCTCGTAGGTCATACCCGCCGAGCCCGGGGGCTGGTGGGTCTTGACGCCCCCAGCCGTAGCAACAGCCTCCTCCTGGGGAGTCTCGCCGATGGGAGTCTCCGGGATAGCAGTGGCTGCAGCCGCAGCCACATCCTCCTCCCCCGCCGCTGCCTGCACGGCTGGCTCCTTGGTCCTCTCCCACTCACACATGTACACGGCTGCAGGATGCgacagggtggagggagatggggaagagCGAGATCGCAACATGTGTTACACTATAGTGACCTGGGGACCCAGATAGCTTTTTCTCGTTGATGTATCATTCCTTTCAATTCTCAACAATAGGGATTGCGCAGTTCAAATCAAAGTCTGTTTTTATTCTTCAAATAGGCCACAATTGAAATTATATAATAAGTGTCTGACAAACTTTGTATAGTAAAGTCGTACCTCTAAAAAATCATTACATGCATACCTCTACACACCCCTGAACTTGTAAAAACGTTGCTGGTGGAAGTCAACACCGTAATAAGAGACTGGTTGTGGggaaaaaaaaattataaatacaATTGAGGACACAGATACACTTCCCTCCTTATGCATTGACATTGAAGCTAAAATTCTATACTCCAGCacttggatttgagatcaaatgtttcatatgaggcgacgtttcatatgaggcgacagtacagaatgtcacctttcatttgagggtattttcattcaTGTTTTACTGCTCCGAAATTAAAGCACTTTATATATCTAGTCCCCCATTTGAAGACGTCACTATTTGGACAAAAATCActtagtgtattaaagtagtccagagttgagtatttggtcccatattcctaacacgcaatgactacatcaagcttgtgactataCGCACTTGCTGGATGTATTTGCAGCTTGTTTTGGTTGGGTTTCAGGTTACACCCAATAATAACTGAACGGTGAAAAATGACTGGAGTAACTTTCTGTATAAGTTAGTAGATAagatgtttctgaacaccagTCTAAAATAACCCTGAATGCGATAAAAATCatgaataatgagtgagaaagttgaggctacaacaaaacataaacCTCTGACACATTATCAATAGCAGAGGAGATTAGCATTTTATTTTAGGGGGGGATATGATCTTGGTCCCTCTAACTTTCTCAGTTATCATTCATGATCATCCATAATCACTGttgcatccacattaatgtagacatgttcagaaacatcttctattcttacttacaataaaagtgactccaaaatttcAATACATCGTTCACTGTTCACTTCCTATTGGgctaaacataatacaaaacacaaccaaaaaaactaaatgcatccaacaagtttgtaaagtcacaagcttgatgtagccATGGAATATAGTAGCTAAGATGGTgcgcacggctggcccttaaaagtacatgGAGAGCTACCATTAATGATATGCaagtcaatctctcatggctcaaagtggaagagagactgACGTCaatgttgacaagctgaatgtaccgagctgtctgtttaaactactagcacacagcttggacacccatgcatacccaacatcacatgccaccagaggtctcttcacaatccccaaatcCTGAACAGACTACGGGAGGCACACAgtagtacatagagccatgactacatagaactctcTACTATAttaagtaactgatgcaagcagtagaatcagattttaaaagcagggaaaaatacaccttatggaacagcgggactgtgaagcaacaaacataggcacagacacatgcatacacacacgataacaaACACTATACATTATATTGTGTTGTAGATTTGTGGTAGTAGAgtaagggcctgagggcacacacttaaaggattgtgaaatctgttatgaatgtatagtaatgtttttaaaattgtataactgccttaattttgctggaccccaggaagaatagctgttGCTTTGGCAGATACAAAATTGACCCGAACCCTGGTGAACACCACAGGGGTAAAGGTGGCTGGAGGCCGGGAGGAGAGAGCATGTGCCAGACAGATCCCAGGCCACGTGTTAGGGGTGATGTTGTTCCACCTTACAGGCTCAAGTGGCAGCAAAATCCTATATAATACACAGGTGCTGGCTAAGAAACTTGCAATGTGACAATAGCGGCATTTCCTGACAGGGATGAAGAAAGGTTGTGGTGGGTTCGATTCTGACCCACGTCCTTCTAACACACTTTCTCCACCTTACTTAAATTTCCTGTCCCTCTTCATTGTCTAATAACTATGAAAAATATGGAAAGGAATGTGAATTCCCAGTCCTTAGAAAAAAGGTTAGTTGTTCTTACGGAGCAAACATGATTTGATTGATCGAGGAGAAATGGGGAGTAGGGAGTTTTACCTGGGCGGAACTGCTTGACCAAGATGAAGCAGTGTGAGGTGGTGTTGAAGATCAGCACTGAAACACTGGAAATAAAAGGGGGagtaaagaaaaataattcattCAGTTTGTTTCATTCAGAATTTTTCTGTGGACAAGCAACAGTGAAGTAATAATACTGTTAATAAACTAAATTAACTATACATGACATAACACACAGTGCACCAATTTCCTGCTTACAGAAATCCACTACAAAATACATACCTGCCCAGACTGCCATCATTCCTTCTTCCTAATGTAGCTACAGAAGGTCACAAACTTGAAAATATGCTAAATTGAATTACATTGTTCAAGTTTAAGCAGGAGAGTTGAGCGTTTACCCCACAAAATGAGATAGTGATTTCATACCAAAATGAGAATACAAACACAAGCCATACATTTTGGCAGTGTAATATGTCCATGGATAGTCCTCAAttctaaacaaaaatataaaacacattgGTCCCATTTTCTTTTTATAAAACATCCTAGATATGtctcatatgcacaaaaagcctATTTCTCTCATATTTTGTGCTCAAATTGGTtaccatccctgttagtgagcatttctcctttgccaagataatccatccacccgaCAGGTGTgaaatatcaagaagctgattttaaCAGCATTACAGGTGAACTTTGTTATTGGGACAataaaaaggccactaaaatatgcagttgtcacaacacaatgacacagatgtctcaggttaaGGGATCGTACAATTGGCATGCGGACTGCAGAAAATGTCCAGAGCTGttgcatgttcatttctctaccatagccgcatccaacgttgttttatagaatttggcagtacgtccaaccggcctcaacccCAGACCACATGTAATCCAGGAtctctggcttcttcacctgcggcgtcgactgagaccagccacctgatgtaacagaggagtatttctgtctgtaatactAATTTATGGAGATAAACTCATTCTAATTGGCTGGACCTGGCTACCCAGTGGGCTACCCAGGCCCAACCA is a genomic window of Oncorhynchus kisutch isolate 150728-3 linkage group LG21, Okis_V2, whole genome shotgun sequence containing:
- the LOC109866117 gene encoding uridine diphosphate glucose pyrophosphatase NUDT14-like translates to MEQIHDIQVVPCTNSNYLKPFRVHYNQNGTKKSWDFMRTHDSVSVLIFNTTSHCFILVKQFRPAVYMCEWERTKEPAVQAAAGEEDVAAAAATAIPETPIGETPQEEAVATAGGVKTHQPPGSAGMTYELCAGLVDKADLSLEEIAKQEVLEECGYDVPVAKLRRITSYSSGVGVTGAKQTMFYAEVSDENRVGEGGGVPQEGELIEVVKVPLHEAMTFAYDESIPKTMGVIFSFIWFHNNMSPKYKISTNV